In the Kribbella sp. NBC_00482 genome, one interval contains:
- a CDS encoding ArnT family glycosyltransferase yields MTRPPVPAFAARPVATVALIVGAVMTALSGRYGYHRDELYFMVAGRHLSWGYVDQPPLTPFIARVSTAVFGDTVMGLRVLSTLSTVATIIVVALIAREFGSDRRGQILAAVCAAVSGFVLGVGHLVSTATYDLLAWMLIGLFAVKLLRTGDGRWWLALGLTAGIALENKYLVVLPIGALLISLLIVGPRGVLRSWWLLAGVAVAGLIALPNLLWQFQHDWPQLTVASGISEDDGTENRIMFIPLQLLQLSPFLVPVWVAGFLRIWRQLHWARSVALAYPALCVVVLVTGGKSYYALPLLLVLVAAGCEPALRWVDRHRVQAVVGLVLTAVTSAVFTLPVLPASAADFVIPVNKEQGEQIGWPAFAASVASAWSQIPSAERATLFTGNYGEAGALVRYGPALGLPTPYSSHMSFWDWSRPPDTNTGPVLLVEIERNPGFESYFRDCQQVGTVDSIVSNDEDGTALVLCTEPAEPWSTLWPKIRQFY; encoded by the coding sequence ATGACCCGCCCACCCGTGCCTGCGTTCGCCGCACGGCCGGTGGCGACCGTGGCGTTGATCGTCGGTGCGGTGATGACTGCGCTCTCCGGACGCTACGGCTACCACCGCGACGAGCTGTACTTCATGGTCGCCGGACGCCATCTCAGCTGGGGGTACGTCGACCAACCGCCGCTGACGCCGTTCATCGCGCGTGTCTCGACCGCTGTCTTCGGCGACACCGTGATGGGTTTGCGGGTGCTGTCGACGCTGAGCACTGTCGCCACGATCATCGTCGTCGCGCTGATCGCGCGGGAGTTCGGGAGCGATCGACGCGGACAGATCCTGGCTGCTGTCTGCGCCGCGGTGTCCGGCTTCGTGCTCGGCGTCGGGCACTTGGTCTCCACGGCGACGTACGACCTGCTTGCCTGGATGTTGATCGGTCTGTTCGCGGTGAAGCTGCTGCGGACGGGCGACGGTCGCTGGTGGCTCGCGCTCGGGCTGACGGCCGGGATCGCGTTGGAGAACAAGTACCTCGTCGTGCTGCCGATCGGCGCGCTGCTCATCTCGCTACTGATCGTCGGACCGCGCGGGGTGCTGCGGTCCTGGTGGCTGCTCGCGGGCGTGGCGGTCGCGGGTCTGATCGCGCTGCCGAACCTGCTGTGGCAGTTCCAGCACGACTGGCCGCAGCTCACGGTCGCCAGCGGTATCAGCGAGGACGACGGCACCGAGAACCGGATCATGTTCATCCCGCTGCAGCTCTTGCAGCTGTCACCGTTCCTGGTCCCGGTGTGGGTGGCCGGCTTCCTGCGCATCTGGCGGCAGCTCCACTGGGCACGCTCCGTCGCGCTGGCGTATCCGGCGTTGTGCGTCGTCGTGCTCGTCACCGGCGGGAAGTCGTACTACGCGCTGCCGCTGCTACTCGTGCTCGTGGCGGCCGGTTGTGAGCCCGCCCTTCGCTGGGTCGACCGTCATCGAGTCCAGGCTGTCGTCGGTCTCGTCCTGACTGCGGTGACATCTGCCGTCTTCACATTGCCGGTTTTGCCCGCGTCAGCGGCCGACTTCGTCATCCCTGTGAACAAGGAGCAGGGCGAACAGATCGGGTGGCCGGCGTTCGCCGCGTCCGTCGCGAGCGCCTGGAGTCAGATCCCGTCTGCGGAGCGAGCGACTCTCTTCACCGGCAACTACGGCGAGGCCGGAGCGCTCGTGCGCTACGGGCCCGCGCTCGGCCTGCCCACGCCGTACTCCTCGCACATGAGCTTCTGGGATTGGTCGCGACCTCCGGACACCAACACCGGTCCGGTGCTGCTCGTCGAGATCGAGCGGAACCCGGGCTTCGAGTCGTACTTCCGCGACTGCCAGCAGGTCGGCACGGTGGACAGCATCGTCTCGAACGACGAGGACGGCACCGCCTTGGTCCTGTGCACCGAGCCCGCGGAGCCGTGGTCCACCTTGTGGCCGAAGATCCGGCAGTTCTATTGA
- a CDS encoding GntR family transcriptional regulator, giving the protein MALLYERICAHVLEQLRRGALRPGDRVPSEMELAAQFAVSRITSKRALEVLREAGLVERVRGKGTFVVRRLPDLTDLTVPLRPTPRREARSIALVVPDMSEAYGLDLLNAIEERCAEYGAHLVVRRTHGRQTDEEKAVDSLVATVDGLIVFPVHGDFYNASLLRQVLDGFPVVLVDRHLSGIPVAAVHTDNVAAARALTTRLLELGHEHVAFVSPPPVNTSSIEDRLEGFRAAFTTVGQPYELTDLRSTLPGSTTTESVRADMDTIRAFRDQRPEVTAYFACEYNLARMVDRALGGDRVVACFDSPGDSIGGPPYLHVRQNQTEMGRRAVDLLLAQLRGEPVPNLSLVPFELIDAQT; this is encoded by the coding sequence GTGGCACTGCTGTACGAGCGGATCTGTGCTCACGTGCTGGAGCAGCTCCGTCGGGGCGCGCTGCGGCCGGGGGACCGGGTGCCGTCCGAGATGGAGCTGGCGGCGCAGTTCGCGGTCAGCCGGATCACCTCCAAGCGCGCCTTGGAGGTACTGCGGGAAGCCGGTCTGGTGGAGCGCGTCCGCGGCAAGGGGACGTTCGTCGTACGCCGGCTGCCCGACCTCACCGATCTGACCGTCCCGTTGCGGCCGACGCCGCGCCGCGAGGCCCGGTCGATCGCGCTGGTCGTGCCTGATATGTCCGAGGCGTACGGGCTGGACCTTCTGAACGCGATCGAGGAGCGCTGCGCGGAGTACGGCGCCCACCTGGTGGTACGGCGTACGCACGGCCGGCAGACCGATGAGGAGAAGGCTGTCGACTCGCTCGTGGCCACTGTGGACGGTCTGATCGTGTTCCCGGTGCACGGCGACTTCTACAACGCCAGCCTGCTCCGGCAGGTGCTCGACGGGTTCCCGGTGGTTCTGGTGGACCGTCATCTGTCCGGCATCCCTGTGGCCGCGGTGCACACGGACAACGTGGCCGCAGCTCGCGCACTCACCACGCGGTTGCTGGAGCTGGGGCATGAGCACGTTGCCTTCGTCTCTCCGCCCCCGGTGAACACCTCGTCGATCGAGGACCGGCTGGAAGGCTTCCGCGCCGCCTTCACCACCGTCGGTCAGCCGTACGAGCTGACCGACCTGCGCAGCACCCTGCCCGGCTCGACGACGACTGAGAGCGTCCGCGCGGACATGGACACCATCCGGGCGTTCCGCGACCAGAGGCCCGAGGTGACGGCGTACTTCGCCTGTGAGTACAACCTGGCCCGCATGGTCGACCGTGCGCTGGGCGGTGACCGGGTGGTTGCCTGCTTCGACTCACCGGGGGACTCCATCGGCGGACCGCCGTACCTGCATGTCCGGCAGAACCAGACAGAGATGGGCCGGCGTGCCGTGGACCTACTACTTGCGCAGCTGCGCGGCGAGCCCGTGCCGAACCTGTCCCTCGTACCGTTCGAGCTGATCGACGCGCAGACCTGA
- a CDS encoding MinD/ParA family ATP-binding protein produces the protein MTDSHNSGQHKDREAAAAEVRRMWQPTPSWSQPDPNQSTDAESSDAQPVEETEEQADALSQDFPGDSWSGPAAKPVDQPAPWTQPQPSAPTPSWTQPAAESGAASWSQPEEQDDEAALEAEPAAATDDAAPAQDAGQNSPVFGGSSFHGSGQEPGAQPQGAQFPPAQPPQAAPAPQPGQGGQPLSPAAQHFFPQGVPGQQAQQPPKNLSYRADELIQALPLPREAPAERGMRSMLKLRPGSTERSERIARATAATAFRRPVTIVVANPKGGSGKTPTTLMLAGALGQARGGGVVAWDNNELRGNMHLRTHDTNSRSTVTDMLQAMPMLTQPDARLGDVAAYLRHQVAGQYDVLTSATTTYAQIEAKDFDQIHRLLSRFYKVLVIDTGNNEGSSNWREAMKAADALVIPIKWKSLSCAAAVQMLEELDNQGPEAQRLIRRAIIAVSNGPGDVNKEVEKQLRPYFESRAAAVVDIPTDMHVAAEGPLDHNALQPGTRRAALDLAARVSEQITTALNTPR, from the coding sequence GTGACCGACTCGCACAACTCCGGACAGCACAAAGACCGGGAAGCAGCGGCGGCCGAGGTCCGGAGAATGTGGCAGCCGACCCCCTCCTGGTCTCAGCCGGACCCTAACCAGTCGACCGACGCCGAGTCGTCGGATGCACAGCCCGTCGAGGAGACCGAAGAACAGGCGGACGCCTTGTCGCAGGACTTCCCGGGCGACTCGTGGTCCGGACCGGCCGCCAAGCCTGTCGACCAGCCGGCGCCGTGGACCCAGCCGCAGCCGAGCGCGCCGACCCCGTCGTGGACGCAGCCGGCCGCCGAGTCCGGTGCCGCGTCGTGGAGCCAGCCGGAAGAGCAGGACGACGAGGCCGCTCTCGAGGCCGAGCCCGCGGCCGCCACCGACGATGCTGCTCCCGCTCAGGATGCCGGTCAGAACAGCCCCGTGTTCGGCGGTTCGTCGTTCCACGGCTCCGGACAGGAGCCGGGCGCGCAGCCGCAGGGAGCGCAGTTCCCGCCTGCCCAGCCTCCGCAGGCGGCTCCGGCGCCCCAGCCGGGACAGGGCGGTCAGCCGCTGTCGCCGGCCGCACAGCACTTCTTCCCGCAGGGTGTCCCGGGTCAGCAGGCGCAGCAGCCGCCGAAGAACCTGTCGTACCGGGCCGACGAGCTGATCCAGGCGCTGCCGCTGCCGCGGGAGGCTCCCGCCGAGCGTGGCATGCGGAGCATGCTGAAGCTGCGTCCGGGCAGCACCGAGCGTTCCGAGCGGATCGCCCGGGCGACGGCGGCGACGGCCTTCCGCCGTCCGGTGACGATCGTCGTGGCGAACCCGAAGGGCGGCTCGGGCAAGACGCCGACCACCCTGATGCTGGCCGGTGCGCTCGGTCAGGCCCGCGGCGGCGGTGTCGTCGCGTGGGACAACAACGAGCTGCGCGGCAACATGCACCTGCGGACCCACGACACGAACTCGCGGTCGACCGTCACGGACATGCTGCAGGCGATGCCGATGCTGACCCAGCCGGACGCCCGGCTCGGCGACGTCGCGGCGTACCTGCGGCACCAGGTCGCCGGTCAGTACGACGTCCTCACGTCGGCGACCACGACGTACGCGCAGATCGAGGCCAAGGACTTCGACCAGATCCACCGCCTGCTGAGCCGGTTCTACAAGGTGCTCGTGATCGACACCGGGAACAACGAGGGCTCCAGCAACTGGCGCGAGGCGATGAAGGCGGCCGACGCCCTCGTCATCCCGATCAAGTGGAAGAGCCTGTCCTGCGCGGCCGCCGTGCAGATGCTCGAGGAGCTCGACAACCAGGGCCCGGAGGCTCAGCGGCTGATCCGCCGCGCCATCATCGCGGTCTCCAACGGCCCCGGCGATGTGAACAAGGAGGTCGAGAAGCAGCTCCGCCCGTACTTCGAGTCCCGCGCGGCCGCCGTCGTCGACATCCCGACCGACATGCACGTCGCCGCCGAAGGCCCACTCGACCACAACGCCCTGCAGCCCGGCACCCGACGCGCCGCCCTGGACCTGGCGGCCCGCGTCTCGGAACAGATCACCACCGCCCTCAACACCCCCCGCTGA
- a CDS encoding SDR family NAD(P)-dependent oxidoreductase, translating into MEIAGKVAVVTGAAVGIGRAIAVRLGAAGASVVVADVDGPGGQRTCELIGPSARFADVDVRDDAAVAELMACQPQILVNNAGGGVVVNVGSSAGVGFGPHVSPEYSAAKAGLIRLTTTLTPLHASHGVRVNCVVPDWVATPRGLREREALPPADRGPELIPLSTVTDAVVRLVEDESLAGRVLLLERE; encoded by the coding sequence ATGGAAATCGCGGGAAAAGTCGCAGTGGTCACCGGTGCCGCGGTCGGCATCGGGCGCGCGATCGCCGTCCGCCTGGGTGCGGCAGGCGCCTCGGTCGTGGTCGCGGACGTCGATGGGCCCGGCGGGCAGCGAACGTGCGAGCTGATCGGGCCGTCTGCGCGCTTCGCCGACGTCGATGTGCGCGACGACGCGGCGGTGGCCGAACTGATGGCATGTCAGCCACAGATCCTGGTCAACAACGCGGGCGGCGGCGTGGTGGTGAACGTCGGCTCGTCGGCCGGGGTGGGCTTCGGACCACACGTCTCCCCGGAGTACAGCGCGGCGAAGGCGGGCCTGATCCGGCTCACCACGACGCTGACTCCCCTGCACGCCAGTCACGGCGTCCGGGTGAACTGCGTCGTCCCCGACTGGGTCGCCACTCCTCGCGGACTCCGCGAACGCGAGGCGCTGCCACCGGCGGATCGCGGACCTGAGTTGATCCCGCTCAGCACAGTGACCGACGCCGTCGTCCGCTTAGTGGAGGACGAATCACTTGCTGGCCGCGTCCTGCTCCTGGAACGCGAGTAG
- a CDS encoding response regulator transcription factor, whose amino-acid sequence MIRVMLADDEAMVRAGVRAILGTDDEIDVVAEAADGVEAVEAVRRHRPDVAVLDIRMPKLDGLAAGAEIRRTVPETAVVILTTFSEDAYIARALGDGASGFLLKSGDPRELIAGLKAVADGAAYLSPKIAQRVIAELGAGAGGGAMARAAAAKEQVAVLTPRELEVLGLVGAGLSNAEIAGRLYLVEGTVKAYVSAVLLRLGVKNRVQAAIVAYEAGLVTG is encoded by the coding sequence ATGATCAGGGTGATGCTCGCCGACGACGAGGCGATGGTGCGCGCCGGTGTCCGCGCGATCCTCGGCACCGACGACGAGATCGACGTCGTTGCCGAGGCAGCCGACGGCGTGGAAGCCGTCGAAGCGGTACGGCGGCACCGGCCGGACGTCGCCGTACTGGACATCCGGATGCCGAAGCTGGACGGACTGGCTGCCGGCGCCGAGATCCGGCGGACCGTCCCGGAAACGGCGGTCGTCATCCTCACGACGTTCTCGGAGGACGCCTACATCGCCCGGGCGCTCGGCGACGGCGCGAGCGGCTTCCTGCTGAAGTCCGGCGACCCGCGGGAGCTGATCGCGGGGCTGAAAGCAGTAGCTGACGGCGCCGCCTACCTCTCGCCGAAGATCGCCCAGCGGGTGATCGCCGAGCTGGGTGCCGGGGCCGGTGGCGGAGCGATGGCGCGTGCCGCGGCCGCGAAGGAGCAGGTCGCCGTACTGACTCCCCGGGAGCTTGAGGTGCTCGGACTGGTCGGTGCCGGCCTGTCGAACGCCGAGATCGCCGGCCGGCTGTACCTGGTCGAGGGGACCGTGAAGGCGTACGTCAGCGCCGTTCTGCTGCGGCTCGGCGTGAAGAACCGGGTCCAGGCGGCGATCGTCGCCTACGAAGCCGGTCTGGTCACGGGCTGA
- a CDS encoding sensor histidine kinase, translated as MKWRRLGDVGLWAALTFLVLAESGARHDPYWFRAVCLAVLAFAVFGRRRWPLVALAVVAWTEIVVLAFALGTTNGVQISLVPAISLLSYLAGRRETQLKHFVLLCSWSLLGMLVLALTLRRGSLATEAVLTWLLLLLLALLLVVLPWLIGRYRAQQALLATAGWERAERIEREQQMEIDQERLRERSRIAEDMHDSVGHELSLIALRAAALELDPSLPEEHRRAAGELRESAATATERLGEIVGVLRDQDAPTVPHDETVRALVDRAAASGLAVQLTEDIDGVLAPMVDRAVHRVVQESLTNASKHAPGASVTVSVTTHEDDVQVEVVDTGATQPLAAPSGGRGLDGLRERVRLAGGSFAADPRPGGGFQVTATMPRAGGRPEPPTAAVERATVRRSAQRGLITAIAAPVLLGAVVGAVALGYYLVAGYSAILRPAQYDGLTIGQSEAEVEKVLPRMQMIDPPGEGYHPPTDWSCRYYRPAAPFSSNYVYRLCFANGALVAKAVVQSGSVAPTPEGNG; from the coding sequence ATGAAGTGGCGGCGCCTGGGGGACGTGGGTCTGTGGGCCGCGCTGACCTTCCTGGTGCTCGCAGAGAGCGGTGCACGGCACGACCCGTACTGGTTCCGCGCTGTCTGCCTCGCCGTACTGGCATTTGCTGTCTTCGGGCGACGTAGGTGGCCCCTGGTGGCTCTGGCCGTCGTGGCGTGGACGGAGATCGTCGTCCTCGCCTTCGCGCTCGGTACGACGAACGGCGTGCAGATCTCGCTGGTACCGGCGATCAGTCTGCTGAGCTACCTGGCCGGACGGCGGGAGACGCAGCTCAAGCACTTCGTCCTGCTGTGCAGTTGGTCGCTGCTCGGGATGCTCGTCCTCGCCCTGACGTTGCGCAGGGGATCACTGGCGACAGAGGCGGTGCTGACGTGGCTCCTGTTGCTCCTGCTCGCACTACTGCTGGTCGTGCTGCCGTGGTTGATAGGGCGCTACCGGGCACAGCAGGCATTGCTGGCGACGGCCGGCTGGGAGCGGGCCGAGCGGATCGAGCGCGAGCAGCAGATGGAGATCGACCAGGAGCGCCTGCGCGAGAGGTCCCGGATCGCCGAGGACATGCACGATTCGGTCGGTCACGAGCTCAGCCTGATCGCACTGCGCGCGGCAGCCCTCGAGCTCGACCCGTCCCTGCCAGAGGAGCACCGACGAGCTGCGGGTGAGCTACGCGAGTCAGCGGCCACAGCGACAGAGCGGCTCGGCGAAATCGTCGGCGTACTGCGTGACCAGGACGCACCGACCGTGCCGCACGACGAAACCGTGCGTGCGTTGGTGGACAGGGCTGCAGCGTCCGGTCTGGCGGTGCAGCTCACTGAGGACATCGACGGCGTACTGGCGCCGATGGTGGACCGTGCTGTGCACCGCGTGGTGCAGGAGTCGTTGACGAATGCGAGCAAGCACGCACCTGGTGCGTCGGTGACGGTCAGCGTGACGACACACGAGGACGACGTACAGGTAGAGGTTGTCGACACCGGAGCGACTCAGCCACTGGCTGCGCCGTCAGGTGGGCGTGGCCTCGACGGCCTGCGAGAACGTGTCCGGCTGGCAGGTGGCTCGTTCGCTGCGGATCCACGACCAGGCGGTGGTTTCCAGGTCACTGCCACGATGCCGCGCGCCGGTGGCCGACCAGAGCCGCCGACCGCCGCGGTTGAGCGAGCCACGGTACGACGGAGCGCACAGCGTGGCCTGATCACTGCCATTGCCGCGCCCGTACTACTAGGTGCGGTGGTCGGTGCGGTTGCCCTTGGCTACTACCTCGTCGCCGGCTACAGCGCGATCCTGCGACCCGCGCAGTACGACGGACTCACCATCGGGCAGTCCGAGGCAGAGGTGGAGAAGGTACTGCCCCGGATGCAGATGATCGACCCGCCGGGGGAGGGCTACCACCCACCGACCGACTGGAGCTGCCGGTACTACCGCCCGGCCGCACCGTTCTCCAGCAACTACGTCTACCGTCTGTGCTTCGCGAACGGCGCTTTGGTCGCCAAGGCCGTCGTACAGAGTGGTTCTGTCGCACCGACCCCGGAAGGCAACGGATGA
- a CDS encoding ABC transporter permease: MSTAILGVTTGSGLSNAVRSEWVKLWSVRSSWLNIVAAAVLSTLLGLQYGWGLAYDNTHLEPGEVAQQQPIGHFGASAMLIVQVVIAAFALLTVTSEYATGSIRSTLQWTPVRRDVVLAKAVVLAPVLFVYGIAIAALASVAGGLTAGSWADWNATDIVVDLLSVGFYATAAGLFSAGIAWVVRSTAGTLTVAFLLLLVVPLMLGQASLRALVWTAALLPGGAGQNFLTGGTDPLSPTLSAAVLIAWAAGALVFGAIVLKRRDA, encoded by the coding sequence ATGAGTACAGCGATCCTCGGAGTAACGACCGGTTCAGGTCTGTCGAACGCGGTTCGATCGGAGTGGGTCAAGCTGTGGTCGGTCCGGTCCAGCTGGCTCAACATCGTGGCTGCTGCCGTGCTGAGCACGTTGCTCGGGCTGCAGTACGGCTGGGGACTTGCCTACGACAACACCCACCTCGAGCCGGGCGAGGTCGCGCAGCAGCAGCCGATCGGGCACTTCGGCGCCTCGGCGATGCTGATCGTGCAGGTGGTGATTGCCGCGTTCGCCCTGCTGACAGTCACCTCGGAGTACGCGACGGGCAGCATCCGTTCGACTCTGCAGTGGACTCCGGTACGGCGGGACGTCGTACTCGCCAAGGCTGTTGTACTGGCACCGGTCCTGTTCGTCTACGGGATCGCTATAGCGGCGCTCGCCTCCGTGGCAGGCGGTCTGACCGCCGGCTCCTGGGCTGACTGGAACGCGACCGACATCGTGGTCGACCTGCTGTCCGTCGGCTTCTACGCGACCGCTGCCGGCCTCTTCAGTGCCGGAATCGCCTGGGTGGTCCGGAGCACCGCAGGCACACTGACGGTTGCCTTTCTGCTGCTTCTGGTGGTCCCGCTGATGCTGGGCCAGGCCTCATTGCGCGCCCTGGTGTGGACAGCGGCCCTCCTCCCAGGCGGGGCCGGCCAGAACTTCCTGACAGGCGGCACAGACCCGCTCTCCCCCACCCTGAGTGCGGCGGTCCTGATCGCCTGGGCAGCCGGCGCACTCGTCTTCGGTGCGATCGTCCTCAAGCGACGCGACGCCTGA